A single Crateriforma conspicua DNA region contains:
- the cysN gene encoding sulfate adenylyltransferase subunit CysN: MSHKSDLIATDIDAYLKQHEQKQLLRFITCGSVDDGKSTLIGRLLYDSKMIYEDQLAQIEADSKIVGTTGGNFDPALLTDGLKAEREQGITIDVAYRYFSTAKRKFIIADTPGHEQYTRNMATGGSTADLAVILIDARHGVLTQTKRHSFIVSLLGIRHVVIAVNKMDLIDHSEEKFNEICDDYRGFATKLDLPDLHFIPISALNGDNLVDPSQNMPWYRGSTLMNFLETVYIGSDRNLQDFRFPVQYVNRPNLDFRGFCGTIASGTIRVGEEVVSLPSKQTSTVKSIVTYDGDLDEAFAPLSVTLTLNDEIDASRGDMIVRTGNMPKTSDRFDAMLVWMNEEAMKPGQTYLFKHTTQTIPGTVDSLKYQVDVNTLHRNPSPTLNLNEIGRVAISLSAPIHFDAYARNRGTGAFIIVDRISNATVAAGMILDRDSAGDQRSVWEDEETARGDGQDELSVVSPDERQARYGQKPATVLLTGLTGSGKTAIAKAVERKLFDAGRAVTVIDGEHVRRGLSLDLGFTADDRSENLRRSAHLAHAINDAGLICIASFVAPSEDVRQKVAGVIGADRYLVVHVDTPVEVCRERDTKGQYAQADAGELKNFPGVTATYEEPQSPALKLDTSKQSVEQCADQVIALLVDHGVIKG, encoded by the coding sequence ATGTCCCATAAATCTGATCTGATCGCGACCGACATTGATGCTTACCTCAAGCAGCACGAACAGAAACAGTTGCTGCGGTTCATCACGTGTGGCAGTGTGGATGACGGCAAAAGCACGCTGATCGGGCGGCTGTTGTACGACAGCAAAATGATTTACGAGGATCAGCTGGCGCAAATCGAAGCGGACAGCAAGATTGTCGGGACGACTGGCGGCAATTTTGACCCGGCACTGTTGACCGATGGTTTGAAGGCCGAACGCGAACAGGGCATCACGATCGATGTTGCTTATCGCTATTTCAGCACGGCGAAGCGAAAATTCATCATCGCTGATACGCCCGGGCACGAACAATACACGCGAAACATGGCCACCGGTGGTAGCACCGCGGACTTGGCCGTGATTCTGATCGATGCGCGACATGGCGTGCTGACGCAGACCAAACGACACAGCTTTATCGTGTCGTTGTTGGGGATCCGCCACGTGGTCATCGCGGTCAACAAGATGGACTTGATCGACCACAGCGAAGAAAAATTCAACGAGATCTGCGACGACTATCGCGGGTTCGCAACCAAGTTGGATCTTCCCGATCTGCATTTCATTCCCATCAGCGCGCTCAACGGCGACAACCTGGTCGACCCCAGCCAAAACATGCCGTGGTATCGCGGCAGCACGTTGATGAACTTTTTGGAAACGGTCTACATCGGCAGCGATCGGAATCTGCAGGATTTCCGCTTCCCCGTCCAATACGTCAATCGACCCAATCTGGATTTTCGTGGGTTCTGTGGAACGATCGCCTCGGGAACAATCCGGGTGGGCGAAGAAGTGGTGTCCCTGCCCAGCAAACAGACCAGCACCGTCAAAAGCATCGTGACGTACGACGGTGATCTGGACGAAGCGTTTGCACCGTTGTCGGTCACATTGACGCTGAACGACGAAATCGATGCCAGCCGTGGCGACATGATCGTCCGCACCGGAAACATGCCGAAGACCAGTGATCGGTTTGACGCGATGCTGGTTTGGATGAACGAAGAAGCGATGAAGCCCGGTCAGACGTACCTGTTCAAACACACGACGCAGACCATTCCGGGGACGGTGGATTCGCTGAAGTACCAAGTCGACGTCAACACGTTGCACCGGAACCCTTCGCCGACATTGAACTTGAACGAAATCGGCCGCGTCGCCATTTCGCTCAGTGCACCGATTCATTTCGACGCCTACGCACGTAATCGCGGCACCGGCGCGTTCATCATCGTCGACCGAATCAGCAATGCGACCGTTGCCGCTGGGATGATTCTGGATCGTGATTCGGCCGGTGATCAGCGCAGCGTTTGGGAGGATGAAGAAACCGCACGCGGCGATGGCCAGGACGAACTGTCCGTGGTATCGCCCGACGAGCGGCAGGCACGCTACGGCCAAAAACCGGCCACCGTGTTGCTGACCGGCCTGACCGGCAGCGGCAAGACCGCGATCGCCAAAGCCGTGGAACGAAAACTGTTCGATGCCGGACGTGCGGTCACGGTGATTGATGGCGAACACGTTCGCCGTGGCTTGAGTTTGGATCTCGGGTTCACCGCCGACGACCGCAGCGAAAATCTTCGCCGCAGTGCTCACCTGGCCCACGCCATCAACGATGCCGGTCTGATTTGCATCGCGTCGTTCGTGGCCCCCAGTGAAGACGTTCGTCAGAAAGTCGCCGGCGTGATTGGCGCCGATCGTTACTTGGTCGTTCACGTCGACACACCGGTGGAAGTTTGCCGAGAACGTGACACCAAGGGCCAGTACGCTCAAGCCGATGCCGGTGAATTGAAGAACTTCCCCGGTGTCACTGCGACCTACGAAGAACCGCAGTCGCCCGCACTTAAACTGGACACCAGCAAGCAATCGGTCGAACAGTGTGCCGACCAAGTCATCGCTTTGTTGGTCGACCACGGCGTCATCAAGGGCTAG
- the cysD gene encoding sulfate adenylyltransferase subunit CysD, translating to MTDYRLTHLKQLEAESIHIFREVVAEFSKPVMLYSIGKDSAVLLHLAMKAFHPGKLPFPLLHVDTTYKFKDMIDFRENYVRKELGLDVLVHTNQEGLKLNIPPWEDSERHTEIMKTDALKAALDKYQFDAAFGGARRDEEKSRAKERVFSFRDKSHRWDPKNQRPELWNLYNGRVNKGESIRVFPMSNWTELDVWQYIHLENIPIVPLYLSAPRPVVNRNGLLLMRDDDRMPLLPGEKEEVKMVRFRTLGCYPLSGAVESEATTLPEVIQEMLLATTSERQGRIIDQDEGGAGMEEKKRRGYF from the coding sequence ATGACCGATTATCGACTGACGCACCTGAAGCAATTAGAAGCGGAAAGTATTCATATTTTCCGCGAAGTCGTCGCCGAGTTTTCCAAACCGGTGATGCTGTATTCGATCGGCAAAGACAGCGCGGTGCTGCTGCATCTGGCCATGAAGGCATTCCATCCCGGAAAGTTGCCGTTTCCTTTGCTGCACGTCGACACGACGTACAAGTTCAAGGACATGATCGACTTTCGCGAAAACTATGTTCGCAAAGAGTTGGGCCTGGACGTCCTGGTGCACACCAACCAGGAAGGGTTGAAGCTGAACATTCCGCCGTGGGAAGACAGCGAACGTCACACCGAAATCATGAAGACGGACGCGCTGAAGGCGGCGCTGGACAAGTACCAGTTCGATGCCGCATTCGGTGGTGCACGGCGTGACGAAGAAAAAAGTCGTGCGAAAGAACGCGTCTTCAGCTTCCGTGACAAATCGCACCGTTGGGATCCGAAGAACCAGCGTCCCGAATTGTGGAACCTGTACAACGGACGCGTCAACAAAGGCGAATCGATCCGCGTGTTCCCAATGAGCAATTGGACGGAGTTGGATGTTTGGCAATACATCCACTTGGAAAACATCCCCATCGTGCCGCTGTATTTGTCGGCACCTCGTCCGGTGGTCAACCGAAACGGGCTGTTGTTGATGCGTGACGACGATCGCATGCCGCTGCTGCCCGGTGAAAAGGAAGAAGTCAAAATGGTGCGGTTCCGCACCCTGGGCTGTTACCCGTTGTCCGGTGCGGTCGAAAGCGAAGCGACCACGTTGCCCGAAGTCATTCAAGAAATGTTGCTGGCAACGACCAGCGAACGCCAAGGCCGAATCATCGACCAAGACGAAGGCGGGGCGGGCATGGAAGAAAAGAAACGTCGGGGATATTTCTAG
- the rsmG gene encoding 16S rRNA (guanine(527)-N(7))-methyltransferase RsmG, with protein sequence MSLEPDFVAALDSHGIELDPAQAKQLQDYAQLVWQWNEKLNLTRHTTWDLFVGRDLRDCLQLAPLLEADEEVLDVGSGNGVPGIPIAILRPDLQMSLAESVGKRAKVLDDIVSDLNLPVTVYGARGEHLLEDFRFTTIIARAVGSLTKFCRWIEPHWTNVDRLLLIKGPKWVDERGEARHHGLMKGLELRRVVSYPLAADGPDEGVILQLNRAGRFD encoded by the coding sequence ATGTCGCTGGAACCTGATTTCGTCGCCGCCCTGGATTCGCACGGGATCGAGCTGGATCCTGCGCAGGCGAAACAGCTGCAGGACTACGCCCAACTGGTGTGGCAATGGAATGAAAAACTGAATCTGACGCGACACACCACATGGGACCTGTTCGTCGGACGCGATTTGAGGGACTGCCTGCAGCTGGCACCATTGTTGGAGGCCGATGAAGAGGTCTTGGACGTCGGCAGCGGCAACGGTGTGCCAGGGATCCCGATCGCAATTTTGCGGCCTGATCTGCAGATGTCATTGGCCGAATCGGTGGGCAAGCGGGCGAAGGTGTTGGACGACATCGTGTCCGATTTGAACCTGCCGGTGACGGTTTACGGTGCCCGCGGCGAACATCTTTTGGAAGATTTTCGATTCACCACGATCATTGCCCGCGCGGTCGGCAGCTTGACGAAGTTTTGCCGCTGGATCGAGCCGCACTGGACCAACGTTGATCGGCTTTTGCTGATCAAAGGCCCCAAATGGGTAGACGAACGGGGCGAAGCCCGACATCACGGGCTGATGAAAGGTCTGGAACTGCGACGCGTCGTTTCGTATCCATTGGCCGCCGACGGTCCAGACGAAGGCGTCATCTTGCAACTCAACCGCGCCGGCCGGTTCGATTGA
- a CDS encoding gamma-glutamylcyclotransferase family protein yields the protein MSIPESPNAVFVYGTLKKGQCRESCWPLQPESIQNASIRANLFDREDYPALGQGENTVVGQLWTFQDNDIDKVIHALDKVEGAEQPGSPDLYHRVIVEAYDDQGGSLGYAYTYMYANDPTEDGFQPMTPDASGKIEWVR from the coding sequence ATGTCTATCCCAGAATCTCCGAATGCCGTTTTTGTTTATGGAACCTTGAAGAAGGGGCAATGCCGCGAAAGCTGCTGGCCGCTTCAGCCTGAATCGATCCAGAATGCGTCGATCCGCGCCAACTTGTTTGACCGCGAAGACTATCCGGCACTCGGACAAGGCGAAAATACCGTTGTGGGCCAGCTTTGGACGTTCCAAGACAATGATATCGATAAGGTCATTCACGCCTTGGACAAGGTCGAAGGTGCCGAACAACCAGGGTCGCCCGACCTGTACCACCGCGTGATCGTCGAAGCCTATGACGATCAGGGCGGTTCGCTCGGATACGCCTACACGTACATGTATGCCAACGATCCGACCGAAGACGGATTCCAACCGATGACGCCCGACGCGTCAGGAAAAATTGAGTGGGTTCGCTAG
- a CDS encoding helix-turn-helix transcriptional regulator, whose amino-acid sequence MARNEQLIRQHKLLQLMEISRFGRTLDELRDDLVADLGLTKLHSRTVRRDLEALQAAGFAIQSEVVDRGRVYKIGQFNQNAVHEVGVSATEMIALAIGRELLHPLIGTQYWRGIETFWNKLQETVPDGVYDHYQRYRKTLHVFGSPAKSYEEHAGTLKTINRAIVEHRVVEIEYASVGNPVRQRRLEPYGLAVYQGSIYVVAVESGIPNPDNQTTGQRLRNWKLDRFQSAVALSEYFAPDESVDISKHLSKSIGIFSGENPTSVKIRLGKRAAAWVREDPWHPEQRLEPRADGAALLTVPASHPREVLPKVLSLGLDAEVLGPAEFREAVAVAVKEMHRLYQDDGESSDDSAGT is encoded by the coding sequence ATGGCGCGAAACGAACAATTGATCCGTCAGCACAAACTGTTACAGCTGATGGAAATCTCGCGATTCGGCCGCACGCTGGACGAATTACGCGACGACTTGGTGGCCGATCTCGGGCTGACCAAGCTGCATTCGCGGACCGTGCGACGCGATCTGGAAGCACTGCAGGCGGCGGGATTTGCCATTCAAAGCGAAGTGGTGGATCGGGGCCGCGTCTATAAGATCGGCCAGTTCAACCAGAACGCTGTTCACGAAGTCGGCGTGTCGGCGACCGAGATGATTGCGTTGGCCATCGGCCGCGAACTGCTGCACCCGCTGATCGGCACTCAGTACTGGCGTGGCATCGAAACGTTTTGGAACAAGTTGCAAGAAACCGTTCCCGACGGCGTTTATGACCACTACCAGCGGTATCGCAAGACGCTGCACGTATTTGGTTCGCCAGCAAAAAGTTACGAGGAACACGCCGGAACCCTGAAGACGATCAACCGCGCGATTGTCGAACACCGTGTCGTGGAAATCGAATACGCATCGGTCGGCAATCCCGTCCGACAGCGTCGTCTGGAACCGTATGGTTTGGCGGTCTATCAGGGCAGCATTTACGTCGTCGCGGTCGAATCGGGGATTCCCAATCCGGATAACCAAACGACCGGTCAACGGTTGAGAAATTGGAAACTCGATCGCTTTCAAAGCGCCGTCGCGCTCAGCGAATATTTCGCGCCCGACGAATCGGTCGACATTTCCAAGCATCTCAGCAAAAGCATCGGCATCTTCTCTGGCGAAAACCCGACCAGTGTGAAGATTCGCTTGGGCAAACGGGCCGCCGCGTGGGTGCGTGAAGACCCCTGGCACCCCGAACAGCGGCTGGAACCTCGTGCCGACGGTGCGGCATTGCTGACCGTCCCCGCGTCGCACCCGCGGGAAGTCTTGCCGAAGGTGTTGTCGCTGGGGCTGGATGCCGAAGTCTTGGGGCCGGCCGAGTTTCGCGAAGCGGTCGCTGTGGCGGTCAAAGAGATGCACCGGCTGTATCAGGACGACGGTGAATCAAGCGACGATTCCGCGGGGACTTAG
- a CDS encoding M48 family metalloprotease, whose product MSLLLFLVVIISLGCGTLPPIHVSVWQPFAATAALVGGWALLCHVGVRLIARQAIAGDLDRWQAVTWMERQLAMFRWLTLPAIVLCLGGFGLGRILDDVPVTDQSMAVRAIVLLLPGLLMIAATYSAENYYGALLGYDQTGWRGHVRYVGQLTRTGLAWLVLPVVALMGLCDLVSWVSADPAVNQWLMPLAVVLVVVTALPLFIRRGLKTEPMDPARQKWVAQILRAVHLQRLAVRRWDTGGTAFNAMVAGMFDPLRTMLVSDRLLDRLPDDQIAMVVLHEAAHVRRRHVPLRMLSVLPAWGAGMLVTRIAGQSDYAVTLGTAAGILFTVLILRIVSYRTERDADLYACRLAAQIGDQVPGMPSTVEQAGASLSAALTRITADHPSMRRATWLHPGLEERLDSLRIHTSPKHKTAAAGTMANPAMP is encoded by the coding sequence TTGTCGCTACTGCTATTTTTGGTCGTCATCATTTCGCTGGGATGTGGAACGCTGCCGCCGATTCATGTTTCGGTCTGGCAACCGTTTGCCGCAACCGCGGCTTTGGTCGGCGGTTGGGCACTGCTTTGTCATGTCGGCGTGCGACTGATCGCCCGTCAAGCCATCGCCGGCGACCTGGATCGCTGGCAGGCGGTGACGTGGATGGAACGTCAATTGGCGATGTTTCGTTGGTTGACGCTTCCGGCAATTGTTCTGTGTCTGGGCGGATTCGGCCTGGGACGGATCTTGGACGACGTGCCTGTGACCGACCAGTCGATGGCGGTGCGAGCGATCGTGTTGTTGTTGCCGGGATTGCTGATGATTGCGGCCACTTATTCGGCGGAAAATTATTACGGGGCGCTTCTGGGGTATGACCAAACCGGATGGCGTGGCCACGTGCGGTATGTCGGCCAACTGACGCGGACGGGGCTGGCGTGGCTGGTCTTGCCGGTCGTGGCATTGATGGGTCTTTGTGATCTGGTGTCCTGGGTTTCGGCAGATCCCGCGGTCAATCAGTGGCTGATGCCGCTGGCGGTGGTGTTGGTCGTGGTGACCGCCTTGCCACTGTTCATTCGCCGTGGACTGAAAACCGAACCGATGGATCCGGCCCGCCAAAAATGGGTCGCCCAAATTTTGCGTGCGGTGCATTTGCAACGGCTGGCCGTCCGTCGATGGGACACCGGCGGCACCGCGTTCAATGCGATGGTCGCGGGGATGTTTGATCCCTTGCGGACGATGCTGGTCAGCGACCGTTTGCTGGATCGATTGCCTGATGACCAGATCGCCATGGTCGTGCTGCATGAGGCGGCGCATGTTCGGCGACGCCACGTCCCGTTGCGGATGCTGTCGGTCTTGCCGGCATGGGGCGCCGGAATGCTGGTCACTCGTATCGCGGGGCAATCGGATTACGCCGTCACTTTGGGCACCGCGGCGGGCATTCTGTTCACGGTTTTGATTCTGCGAATCGTTTCGTACCGGACCGAACGCGATGCCGACCTGTATGCGTGTCGCTTGGCCGCTCAGATTGGTGACCAAGTTCCTGGTATGCCCAGTACGGTCGAACAAGCGGGGGCGTCTTTATCGGCCGCTCTGACTCGAATCACGGCCGATCACCCGTCGATGCGTCGCGCCACGTGGCTTCATCCCGGGTTGGAGGAACGATTGGATTCTTTGCGAATCCACACCAGCCCGAAGCATAAAACGGCCGCGGCCGGGACCATGGCGAATCCCGCGATGCCGTGA
- a CDS encoding dCTP deaminase has product MLLSSEEILRRQNHDLTISPFNPSRLNPNSYDLSLHNELLIYEEIVLDAAAPNRYRRIEIPAEGLILQPNFLYLGRTVEYTETHRLVPMVRGRASLSRLGLFVCPGGSLGHCGYCGTWTLELHCVQPVKIYPGMQVCQILYAELAGHCEDYSSDKHQNSHDIQPSHLYRELGFDDSDVQMELNFDSIVADR; this is encoded by the coding sequence ATGCTCCTTTCCAGCGAAGAAATCCTTCGGCGGCAAAATCACGATTTGACCATCTCGCCGTTCAATCCCAGCCGGCTGAATCCCAACAGCTACGATCTCAGCCTGCACAACGAGCTGTTGATCTACGAAGAAATCGTCTTGGACGCCGCGGCGCCGAATCGATACCGGCGGATCGAAATCCCCGCCGAAGGCCTGATTTTGCAGCCGAATTTCTTGTACCTGGGACGCACCGTCGAATACACCGAGACCCATCGCTTGGTGCCGATGGTGCGTGGCCGGGCGTCGCTAAGCCGTTTGGGTTTGTTCGTTTGTCCTGGCGGCAGCCTGGGACATTGTGGGTACTGTGGCACCTGGACGTTGGAACTGCATTGCGTTCAACCGGTCAAGATTTATCCGGGCATGCAAGTGTGTCAGATCCTGTACGCCGAACTTGCCGGCCACTGTGAAGACTATTCCAGCGACAAACACCAAAACAGCCACGACATCCAACCCAGCCACCTGTACCGCGAATTGGGTTTTGATGACAGCGATGTTCAAATGGAATTGAACTTCGATTCAATCGTTGCCGACCGGTAG